From a region of the Lactuca sativa cultivar Salinas chromosome 4, Lsat_Salinas_v11, whole genome shotgun sequence genome:
- the LOC128133611 gene encoding uncharacterized protein LOC128133611 translates to MSIDKSWTTNPYRNHPEFQAGIKAFIEKSKSHLDSNGKIRCACEKCDNRYFKYPTAVERHIFINGFSNSYKIWIYHGESFIPLVILPSNEIADLIDDVTWKSRENDTKHDEGTSNTRGSDVDDDFAQLVEEMETKLYLGCIFSPFEFLAKLMHIKVNNKWTDSSFDQLLELLQLAFPKGNKVPLSHYLAKKKLKSIGLGYESIHVCKNDCCLFWKEHDSFQVCPICKESRWIDKNTKGKKVAHKVLRYFPVTHRIRRLYCSRHIAKKMISHSTRRSEDGVMLHPIDGEHWQDFDKKYPDFSSEPRNVRLGLSADSFNPFGNMCNPHSTWPIILTTYNLPPWICMKESSFMLTLLIPDPKAHGKDMDVFLRPLVEELKHLWNSGVRIKDAATNTFFTMRVMLLWKINNWPARSSLSGWSGHGYRACATCNEDTPSYHATNKVIYIGHRRFLDANDLLRMWLDFDGMEETRPAPRHFSNDDIQEQLGRLLTRKPGKHPEHGGDEPKRQDYELNWSKRSIFYELEYWSSLQLIHNIDHMHVQKNVDESLLGTLLMNDKRKDTSNAREDLRILNIRKNEWLQKKW, encoded by the coding sequence atgtctattgataaaagTTGGACTACTAATCCATATCGAAACCATcccgagttccaagcaggaatCAAAGCTTTTATCGAGAAGTCCAAGTCACACCTTGATAGTAATGGTAAAATCAGATGTGCGTGTGAAAAATGTGATAACCGTTACTTCAAGTACCCGACTGCAGTTGAACGccatatatttataaatggtttCAGTAATTCGTACAAAATTTGGATCTATCATGGTGAATCTTTTATTCCTCTTGTCATCTTGCCAAGTAACGAAATAGCCGATTTAATCGATGATGTGACGTGGAAGTCGAGAGAAAATGATACCAAAcatgatgaaggaacctcgaatACAAGGGGTAGCGATGTGGATGATGATTTTGCACAGTTGGTGGAAGAAATGGAAACTAAATTGTATCTTGGTTGCATCTTTTCTCCCTTTGAGTTTCTAGCAAAGTTAATGCATATCAAGGTgaacaacaaatggactgatagTTCATTTGATCAACTCCTTGAGTTGTTGCAATTAGCATTTCCCAAAGGCAACAAGGTTCCCCTTTCACATTATCTAGCCAAAAAGAAACTAAAGTCTATTGGCCTAGGGTATGAGTCGATACATGTGTGCAAAAACGATTGTTGTCTCTTTTGGAAAGAACACGATTCATTTCAAGTTTGTCCCATTTGTAAAGAGAGTCGATGGATCGATAAAAACACCAAGGGTAAGAAAGTAGCTCATAAGGTGTTACGGTACTTTCCTGTGACCCATAGAATACGACGTTTATATTGTTCGAGGCACATTGCCAAAAAAATGATCTCGCATAGTACCAGACGTTCAGAAGATGGTGTGATGCTTCATCCTATTGATGGGGAACATTGGCaagattttgataaaaaatacCCCGACTTCTCGAGTGAACCCCGTAATGTACGCCTAGGTCTTTCAGCTGACAGTTTCAATCCATTTGGAAACATGTGTAATCCACATAGCACATGGCCGATCATACTCACCACATACAATCTGCCACCCTGGATTTGTATGAAAGAGTCATCATTCATGTTGACTTTGTTGATTCCAGACCCGAAAGCTCATGGCAAGGATATGGATGTTTTCCTTAGACCGTTGGTGGAAGAGCTTAAACATTTGTGGAACTCAGGCGTACGTATTAAAGATGCGGCGACAAACACATTCTTCACGATGAGAGTTATGTTGTTGTGGAAAATAAACAATTGGCCAGCTCGTAGTAGTCTATCCGGTTGGAGTGGACATGGGTATAGAGCATGTGCTACTTGCAATGAAGACACTCCTTCGTACCATGCAACAAACAAAGTCATATATATCGGTCATCGTCGTTTCCTAGATGCTAATGATCTGCTAAGAATGTGGTTGGACTTTGACGGGATGGAAGAGACAAGACCCGCTCCGAGACACTTTAGTAATGATGACATACAAGAGCAACTAGGTCGCCTACTAACGCGTAAACCAGGTAAACACCCTGAGCATGGAGGCGATGAGCCAAAGCGACAAGATTACGAGTTGAATTGGTCGAAACGAAGCATTTTCTACGAACTCGAGTATTGGTCTTCTCTACAGTTGATACACAACATAGATCACATGCATGTCCAGAAAAATGTGGACGAGAGTTTGTTAGGTACTCTTCTAATGAACGATAAAAGAAAAGACACATCAAATGCACGAGAGGACTTGAGAATTCTAAACATTCGGAAAAATGAATGGTTGCAAAAAAAATGGTGA